The following proteins are encoded in a genomic region of Chryseobacterium cucumeris:
- a CDS encoding DEAD/DEAH box helicase, producing the protein MNFTDLNLIEPIAKAIQEQGYTTPTPIQERSIPDILEGRDFLGCAQTGTGKTAAFSIPILQNLSKNKIPNKHIKALILTPTRELAIQIEENINAYGKYLPLKQLVIFGGVKQGNQEAALRKGVDILVATPGRLLDFIAQGIISLKNLEIFVLDEADRMLDMGFVHDVKRVIKLLPQKRQTLFFSATMPAEIQKLANSILNNPVKVEVTPVSSTADTIKQSVYFVEKDNKLNLLSHILQNDISDSVLVFARTKHGADKISRKLQKDNISAEAIHGNKSQNARQNALNNFKSGKTRVLVATDIAARGIDIDELKFVINFELSDVSETYVHRIGRTGRAGAEGTSISFVDGLDLLNLKNTEKLIGKKIPVIKDHPFHTDDLVAQKRDSNNKPVPAGGGKPKTENSNNSRSNNNRKKPSAGASVGFKKPKNKNFTRKK; encoded by the coding sequence TTGAATTTTACAGACTTAAACTTAATAGAACCTATTGCAAAAGCAATCCAGGAGCAGGGCTACACGACTCCGACTCCTATCCAGGAAAGATCTATTCCTGATATTTTAGAAGGCAGAGACTTTTTAGGTTGTGCGCAGACAGGAACAGGAAAAACAGCCGCTTTTTCCATCCCTATCCTACAGAATTTATCCAAAAATAAAATTCCCAATAAACATATAAAAGCCTTAATCCTTACCCCCACCAGAGAACTGGCCATTCAGATTGAGGAAAACATTAATGCTTACGGTAAATATCTTCCGTTAAAACAACTTGTTATTTTCGGAGGCGTAAAACAAGGAAATCAGGAAGCTGCTTTGAGAAAAGGGGTTGATATTCTGGTAGCAACACCAGGAAGACTTCTGGACTTTATTGCTCAGGGAATCATCAGCCTGAAAAACCTTGAAATTTTTGTTCTTGATGAAGCAGACAGAATGCTGGATATGGGATTTGTACATGATGTAAAAAGAGTTATTAAACTTTTACCTCAGAAGAGACAGACTTTATTCTTTTCGGCAACAATGCCGGCTGAAATTCAGAAACTGGCTAATTCTATCCTGAATAATCCTGTGAAAGTGGAGGTAACTCCGGTTTCTTCTACAGCAGATACCATCAAACAATCTGTATATTTTGTAGAAAAAGATAACAAACTGAATTTGCTTTCTCACATTCTTCAAAATGATATTTCAGATTCTGTACTGGTTTTTGCCAGAACGAAGCATGGCGCGGATAAGATTTCAAGAAAACTTCAGAAAGATAATATCTCTGCAGAAGCGATTCACGGTAACAAATCTCAGAATGCACGACAAAATGCGTTGAACAATTTCAAATCCGGAAAAACAAGGGTTCTTGTGGCGACAGATATTGCAGCCAGAGGAATTGATATTGATGAATTGAAGTTCGTAATCAATTTTGAACTGTCTGATGTTTCTGAAACCTATGTACACAGAATCGGAAGAACAGGAAGAGCCGGAGCTGAAGGAACCTCTATTTCTTTTGTAGACGGACTTGATCTTCTGAATTTAAAGAATACAGAAAAGCTGATCGGCAAAAAAATTCCTGTGATCAAGGATCATCCGTTCCATACAGATGATCTGGTGGCACAGAAGAGGGATTCGAATAATAAACCTGTTCCTGCCGGCGGCGGAAAGCCCAAAACAGAAAACAGTAATAATTCAAGGTCTAATAATAACCGTAAAAAGCCTTCTGCGGGAGCTTCTGTAGGTTTTAAAAAACCTAAGAATAAGAATTTCACAAGAAAAAAATAA
- a CDS encoding GSCFA domain-containing protein has protein sequence MKFRTEVDIPASEKKIEIEDKIFSIGSCFASEMTDLLQDGQLQTLNNPFGTIFNPYSINHAINRLHDSAFYEEEELITYNEEYISLDHHTSFDTRYIHQTLDKINGAIEAGNAFLQEADWIIITYGSSFIYEFLPKNKLVANCHKIPQKFFEKRLLSHQELTSSIYQTILDLKDICKEGVQILFTVSPVRHTKDGMVENQLSKSKLITAIHESISMFEDCHYLPVYEILMDDLRDYRFYKEDMIHPSTQAVNYIFEKFGRSYFSEETQNFIKENFKIIKALEHKTSDKKDPKFIEFREKLDQRIEAQRKKVKHKIF, from the coding sequence ATGAAATTCAGAACCGAAGTTGATATTCCCGCATCAGAAAAGAAGATTGAGATTGAAGATAAAATATTCTCAATAGGATCATGTTTTGCCTCTGAAATGACAGATCTATTGCAGGACGGACAACTTCAGACCCTTAATAATCCTTTCGGGACGATTTTTAATCCTTATTCCATCAATCATGCCATCAACAGATTACATGATTCTGCATTTTATGAAGAAGAGGAACTGATTACTTACAATGAAGAATATATCTCTCTGGATCATCATACCAGTTTTGATACCCGTTATATTCATCAGACCTTAGATAAGATTAATGGAGCTATTGAAGCGGGAAATGCCTTTCTTCAGGAAGCCGACTGGATCATCATTACTTATGGATCATCATTTATTTATGAGTTTCTGCCCAAAAATAAACTGGTAGCCAACTGTCATAAAATTCCGCAAAAGTTTTTTGAGAAAAGACTGCTGTCCCATCAGGAGCTTACCAGTTCAATTTACCAGACTATTCTGGACCTTAAAGACATTTGTAAAGAAGGAGTCCAAATCCTGTTTACCGTTTCTCCCGTAAGACATACCAAGGATGGAATGGTAGAAAATCAATTAAGCAAATCGAAACTGATTACAGCTATTCATGAATCAATTTCAATGTTTGAAGACTGTCATTATCTGCCTGTTTATGAAATTTTAATGGATGACCTGCGGGATTACCGTTTCTATAAGGAAGATATGATCCATCCCAGCACACAGGCGGTTAATTATATTTTTGAGAAATTCGGAAGATCTTATTTTTCAGAAGAAACCCAGAATTTTATCAAAGAAAACTTTAAGATTATCAAAGCTCTTGAACATAAAACCAGTGATAAGAAAGATCCAAAGTTTATAGAATTCAGAGAAAAACTGGATCAAAGAATTGAAGCCCAGCGCAAAAAGGTAAAACATAAAATATTTTAA
- a CDS encoding DUF6438 domain-containing protein, whose amino-acid sequence MKYLLAICAFVFLTSCTTSQKVNSKYAALEYEATPCFGFCPVFKMTINPDRTAVFEAEHFNFNDKPSKDEFSKPREGTFKGTIKKEDYNKLITLLDGLNVKGLNDKYGEHNITDLPTSYLRIKFADGTSKNVEDYGKRGSEKLSEVYQFFENLRKNQEWTKVK is encoded by the coding sequence ATGAAATATTTGCTAGCCATTTGTGCATTTGTATTTTTAACATCCTGTACAACCTCTCAAAAAGTAAATTCAAAATATGCTGCCCTTGAATATGAGGCGACTCCATGTTTTGGATTCTGTCCTGTTTTTAAAATGACGATCAATCCGGACAGAACTGCGGTTTTTGAAGCAGAACATTTTAATTTTAATGATAAACCTTCGAAAGATGAGTTTTCAAAGCCACGTGAAGGAACTTTTAAAGGAACCATTAAGAAAGAGGATTACAATAAATTAATCACTTTACTGGACGGATTAAATGTAAAAGGTTTGAATGATAAATACGGTGAACACAATATTACCGATCTTCCAACTTCCTATTTAAGAATCAAATTTGCTGACGGAACTTCAAAAAATGTAGAAGATTATGGAAAACGCGGAAGCGAGAAACTCTCAGAAGTGTACCAGTTTTTTGAGAATCTGAGAAAAAACCAGGAATGGACTAAAGTGAAATAA
- a CDS encoding polyprenyl synthetase family protein, translated as MEFLDRYQQIVADAITKYTFKDKPSELYEPMNYIISHGGKRLRPIMVLMACEMFGGDLKQAIKPALAIEFFHNFTLIHDDIMDEAPLRRNKPTIHTLHGLNVGILSGDGLMLKAYKFFEDLEPEIFKACIRIFTHTGLLLCEGQQYDINFETQKDVTFDDYIRMITYKTGVLSASSFEIGALIAKADFKDAKAIFNFGKHIGIAFQIMDDYLDVFGDQAQFGKKHAGDIYENKKTVLYLLAREHATDEERKELDYWYSKKTENVDKVYGVEKIFRRTKVDEKALRLIEKHNEIGQSYLQKIDVPEEKKKPFIELANYLLRRES; from the coding sequence ATGGAATTTTTAGACAGATACCAGCAGATTGTTGCAGATGCCATCACTAAATATACTTTTAAAGATAAACCTTCGGAGCTCTACGAGCCGATGAATTATATTATTTCCCATGGCGGAAAACGTCTTCGTCCCATTATGGTGCTGATGGCATGTGAGATGTTCGGTGGAGATCTTAAACAGGCCATCAAGCCAGCGTTGGCTATCGAGTTTTTCCATAACTTCACCCTGATCCATGATGATATTATGGACGAAGCTCCTTTGAGAAGAAACAAGCCTACCATTCATACTTTACATGGTCTTAACGTAGGAATTCTTTCCGGAGACGGACTGATGCTGAAAGCGTACAAGTTCTTTGAAGATCTTGAACCTGAAATCTTCAAAGCTTGTATCAGAATATTTACCCACACAGGGCTTTTGCTTTGCGAAGGACAGCAGTATGATATCAACTTTGAAACCCAGAAAGACGTTACTTTTGATGATTATATCAGAATGATTACCTACAAAACCGGTGTGTTGAGTGCTTCTTCATTTGAAATCGGAGCTTTGATTGCAAAAGCAGATTTTAAAGATGCGAAAGCTATTTTCAATTTCGGAAAACATATCGGAATTGCCTTCCAGATTATGGATGATTATCTTGATGTATTTGGAGATCAGGCACAGTTTGGGAAAAAACACGCCGGAGATATTTATGAAAATAAAAAAACAGTTCTGTATCTGTTAGCAAGAGAACACGCTACAGACGAAGAAAGAAAAGAACTGGACTACTGGTATTCTAAAAAGACGGAAAACGTTGATAAAGTGTACGGGGTAGAAAAGATTTTCAGAAGAACAAAAGTGGATGAAAAAGCATTACGACTGATTGAAAAACACAATGAAATCGGACAAAGTTATCTTCAGAAAATTGATGTGCCGGAAGAAAAGAAAAAACCTTTTATTGAACTGGCCAATTATTTGTTGAGAAGAGAAAGTTAA
- a CDS encoding DUF4269 domain-containing protein codes for MPDFTKIDYLRNGNERQKKAYELLTKHRFFEKLKEYSPILAGTVPIEIDIAGSDLDIIFEVDLRFEEDFLDDLMFSRFIPHDVDVEYPIINGEKCMTLNFVLDGFPIEIFGQNKPTIQQNAYLHMMAEYKILQEKGEEFKQKIIELKKQGIKTEPAFGLLLGLENPYEDLLKY; via the coding sequence ATGCCTGATTTCACCAAGATTGATTATCTCAGAAATGGCAATGAAAGACAGAAAAAAGCTTACGAACTTCTTACAAAGCATCGCTTTTTTGAGAAATTAAAAGAGTATTCCCCTATTTTAGCAGGAACTGTTCCTATTGAAATAGATATAGCAGGAAGTGATCTGGATATTATTTTTGAGGTTGATTTAAGATTTGAAGAAGACTTTCTGGATGATTTAATGTTCAGCAGGTTCATCCCTCACGATGTTGACGTTGAATATCCCATTATCAACGGGGAAAAATGCATGACTTTGAATTTTGTGCTTGATGGTTTCCCGATCGAGATCTTTGGACAGAATAAGCCTACAATACAGCAAAACGCCTATCTTCATATGATGGCTGAATACAAAATATTACAGGAAAAAGGAGAAGAATTTAAACAGAAAATAATAGAACTTAAAAAACAGGGAATAAAAACAGAACCCGCTTTCGGATTATTGCTGGGACTTGAAAACCCTTATGAAGATCTGTTAAAATACTAA
- a CDS encoding TatD family hydrolase: MIDTHTHLYAEEFDEDRKEAIQRALDKGITEFYLPAIDSESHEKMLQLETEYPGQIFSMMGLHPCYVKQESWEKELEIVKNYLDQRHFPAIGEIGIDLYWDKTTLDIQVKAFEQQIDWAIEKDLPIVIHTRESFDETFEVLERKRHPKLRGIFHCFSGNLEQAQHAIDLNFILGIGGVVTFKNGKIDQFLNEVPLDKIVLETDSPYLAPVPHRGKRNESSYLDLVAGKLVNIYGKDFTEIDRITTENAKNLFK, translated from the coding sequence ATGATTGATACACACACACATCTATACGCAGAAGAATTTGATGAAGACAGAAAAGAAGCCATTCAGAGAGCTTTAGACAAAGGAATAACAGAATTTTATCTTCCTGCTATCGATTCTGAATCGCATGAGAAAATGCTGCAGCTGGAAACAGAATATCCGGGGCAGATTTTTTCTATGATGGGATTACATCCTTGTTATGTAAAACAGGAATCCTGGGAAAAAGAACTTGAAATCGTAAAAAATTATCTTGATCAAAGACATTTTCCTGCGATAGGAGAGATCGGAATAGATCTGTACTGGGATAAAACAACACTCGATATCCAGGTGAAAGCTTTCGAACAGCAGATCGACTGGGCCATAGAAAAAGACCTTCCGATTGTGATTCATACAAGAGAAAGTTTTGACGAAACATTTGAGGTGCTGGAAAGAAAAAGACATCCTAAATTAAGAGGGATTTTCCATTGTTTTTCAGGGAATCTTGAACAGGCACAACATGCCATTGATCTTAATTTTATCTTAGGAATCGGTGGAGTAGTCACTTTTAAAAATGGAAAAATAGATCAGTTTCTGAACGAAGTTCCATTGGATAAAATTGTTCTGGAAACAGATTCTCCTTATCTCGCACCGGTTCCTCACAGAGGTAAAAGAAATGAAAGTTCTTATCTTGATCTGGTAGCCGGAAAACTGGTGAATATTTATGGAAAAGACTTTACAGAGATAGACCGTATCACAACAGAGAATGCAAAAAATCTTTTTAAGTAA
- a CDS encoding porin family protein has translation MKKNIFFALAFVLSTISNAQTTSESMSFGVKGGYTLSSMKFFNTQLDSKSYFYAGILAEQPLSSKFGLQAEVLYTQLGGKDAYPWYELVGNEVVNMGNMNFNYKFNQIQVPISVKYYIVPELSASVGMNLGFNISSKVKMNTVFDEAETHNYESLKTLNLFPFLGAEYKINQKFFVDARYNFNFIEMNKSNAVPIKMGFLQAGVGYRFK, from the coding sequence ATGAAGAAGAACATTTTTTTCGCTCTGGCATTTGTTTTATCAACAATAAGTAATGCACAAACAACTTCCGAATCCATGAGCTTTGGAGTAAAAGGAGGATATACCTTATCCAGCATGAAATTCTTTAACACACAACTCGATTCAAAATCTTATTTCTACGCCGGAATCCTGGCCGAGCAACCTTTGTCCTCTAAATTTGGCTTGCAGGCTGAAGTATTATATACACAACTGGGTGGTAAAGACGCTTATCCCTGGTATGAGCTGGTAGGCAACGAAGTGGTAAACATGGGTAACATGAACTTTAATTATAAATTCAACCAGATACAGGTTCCCATTTCAGTAAAATATTATATTGTTCCGGAGCTTTCTGCTTCTGTAGGGATGAACTTAGGATTTAATATATCATCCAAAGTAAAAATGAATACTGTTTTTGATGAGGCTGAAACGCACAATTACGAATCTTTAAAAACCTTGAATTTATTTCCTTTTCTGGGTGCAGAATATAAGATTAATCAAAAGTTTTTTGTTGACGCCAGATACAATTTCAATTTTATAGAAATGAATAAAAGCAATGCAGTTCCCATTAAAATGGGATTTCTTCAGGCTGGCGTAGGATATAGATTTAAATAA